The following nucleotide sequence is from Bacteroidota bacterium.
GCGGAACATTTTCACTAAACAATAAAAAATCGTTTCCGGCTAAAAACGCTTTTACTTCCAGTTCACCTGTTTCATAATATGCACTAACCCCTTTCATATTTAATGCATCGCTGAAAACCAATCCGCGAAAACCGAGTGTATCTCTTAAAAGATCCGTTCCAATTTTTTTGGATATGGACGATGCATGATTATTTACACTATCCAAAGAAGGAATATATAAATGCGCCAGCATGATAGAACCTAATCCTTCGTTCATTAAAATTTTAAATGGAAATAATTCTAAGGTGTCGAGATGCGCATAGGAATGATTAATAATTGGCAACGTAACATGACTATCAGTAGATACGTCTCCATGTCCCGGAAAATGCTTTCCGCAGGCAAGAATATTATTATCCTGCATGGCATTCATGTACATCAATCCCTTTAAAGCGACATTATATTTATTCTCCCCAAAAGAACGATCACCAATTACAGGATTTTGAGGATTATTATTAACATCAATAACCGGAGCAAAATTGCAATGCACACCCAATCTTTTAAGTTGTTGCGCAATGAGTTCTCCCACCTCATAAACAGTAGAATCATCGCTCATTGCTCCCCAGGTGAGCTGGCGCTGGAAGGAAATAACAGAATCGAGTCGCATCGCAGGTCCCCATTCAGCATCCATGGCTAACATGAGCGGAATTTTGGACATACTTTGGTAGTTATTGGTCAGTTTTACCTGTCGCATAGGCCCACCTTGCATAAAAATGAGACCCCCGATCTGATATTTTTTGATCAGCGTTTCAATTTCTTTCACATGGGCAGCATCTTTATTGGAATAGGCGGCAACCATAAAAAGCTGCCCAATTTTTTGATCCAGAGTCATAACCTGCATGAGGGAATCAACCCAAGGATAATTTTGGTCGTAGTACGCGAGTTTCTTATCTGTGTCAATTTCAGGCGATTGTACACGGAAAGATGCCGATGCAAAACCGACAGTAAATAAAAATATGAATAAAAATCTTGGATACAAATGTTTTGTTTTTTACGATGACCTTAAACTATTTTGCAAAAGTAATTCGAACTTTATGCCAACACAGAGTATTTACACATAAACTGTTGTTATCATCACTAAATTTAAGACAATAGTTCAAAGGAATTATCTTTATTTGCAAAGAAACGATGAACTTGTTTTTTTTGATACAACTTTGCAGAAATTATTTAGTCTAGAGAGGTTGAGGCATACATGGCAGATATAATTCATTTATTACCGGATTCGATTGCAAATCAGATAGCTGCTGGAGAAGTAATTCAGCGACCGGCTTCGGCTGTGAAGGAATTGCTCGAAAACGCCGTTGATGCAGGTGCTACGGAGATCAGGCTGATGATTAAGGATGCCGGCAAAACGCTTATTCAGGTGATCGACAATGGCTGTGGAATGAGTGTAACAGATGCCAGAATGTGTTTTGAGCGACATGCTACCTCCAAAATAAGAACTGCGGAAGACATTTTTAAGATAAGAACCAAAGGTTTTAGGGGGGAAGCTATGGCAAGTATAGCAGCAATTGCACAGGTTGAACTCAAAACCAGGTTGCCTCAGGAAGAAATTGGTAACAGAATTGTGATAGAGGGGTCTGATATCATTAGTCAGGAACAGGTGCAATGCGCCCCGGGAAGCAATATTTCGGTAAAAAACTTGTTTTATAATGTTCCGGCGAGGAGAAATTTCCTAAAATCGAATACTGTTGAGTTAAAACATATTATCGACGAGTTTGAACGGGTTGTTTTGGCACATCCCGGTATATTTTTCAGTTTGCAGAACAATGGAATAGAATTATTTCACTTAAAACCGGGAAATTATCGCCAGCGTGTAATTCATTTATTCGGAAGTAATTATAACGAAAAATTAGTTCCGATAGAAGAAAATACCTCGGTGGCAAATATTCGGGGATTTATCGGAAAACCGGATTCTGCAAAAAAAACCAAGGGAGAACAATTCTTTTTTGTAAATAACCGATATATCAGGAGTCCCTATTTACACCATGCAGTTATGAGTGTATATAATGATTTGATTGCGGAGGGAAATTATCCTTTGTATACAATTTATATAGATATAGATCCGTCTCGTATCGATGTGAATGTGCATCCTACAAAACAGGAGATCAAATTTGAGGACGAACGAATAATTTACACCTTTATTCAGGCAGGTGTGCGTCATGCATTGGCACAATATAGTGTTACACCAACTTTGGATTTTAGTTTGGATCCAACTTTTGCAAATCTTCCCAGTTTTTATAAAAAACAACCGCAGGATACTGTTTCAAAAAATACATCTTTTAAGACTTATGAAAGCAGGATGAATGAAAATCCTGTTTTTGAGAAATCTAATTTTCCGGATTTTCAACCTAAAGAATTTGATCGGGAATTAACTGCAGTTGAAAATAAGGAAACAGAAAAAGCCGGTGGAAATGAGGAAAAGATATTTGGATATAATACAGAAACAACACCTTCATTTCAGATCCATAATCAATATATAGTTGCACAAATAAAATCGGGATTTATTGTGATCGATCAGCAGGCTGCACACGAACGGGTTTTGTATGAAAAATATTTAACGCAGTTGCACAATAAAAAA
It contains:
- the mutL gene encoding DNA mismatch repair endonuclease MutL — translated: MADIIHLLPDSIANQIAAGEVIQRPASAVKELLENAVDAGATEIRLMIKDAGKTLIQVIDNGCGMSVTDARMCFERHATSKIRTAEDIFKIRTKGFRGEAMASIAAIAQVELKTRLPQEEIGNRIVIEGSDIISQEQVQCAPGSNISVKNLFYNVPARRNFLKSNTVELKHIIDEFERVVLAHPGIFFSLQNNGIELFHLKPGNYRQRVIHLFGSNYNEKLVPIEENTSVANIRGFIGKPDSAKKTKGEQFFFVNNRYIRSPYLHHAVMSVYNDLIAEGNYPLYTIYIDIDPSRIDVNVHPTKQEIKFEDERIIYTFIQAGVRHALAQYSVTPTLDFSLDPTFANLPSFYKKQPQDTVSKNTSFKTYESRMNENPVFEKSNFPDFQPKEFDRELTAVENKETEKAGGNEEKIFGYNTETTPSFQIHNQYIVAQIKSGFIVIDQQAAHERVLYEKYLTQLHNKKHHTQQQLFPQSLTLSGGDAAILLALLQDINNLGFDIQPFGKETFVIHGVPVEFENGNEQKVIEDLIEQFKEDKAALKLHKHEGIAKSLARSNSIKRGQKLDERGMRHLTDQLFACSTPFVSPFGTLTFTTFSLDELAKQFQKNN